The genomic region TTTGAGCGTTTTTTGAATCCGGATAGAAAGAGTATGCCTGATATTGATACAGATTTTGATGACGATGGTCGTCAGAAAGTGATTGATTATGTCGTGCAGAAATACGGCCGGAATCAGGTGGCGCAAATTGTTACTTATGGAACGATGGCGGCAAAGATGAGTATTAAGGATGTTGCCCGCGTATTAGATCTTCCATTACCTGATTCAAATGCTCTCGCAAAATTAGTTCCTGAACGTCCGGGAATTGAATTGAATCGTGTGTTGAAAGCACCGATAGATGGAGAAAAAAGTCTGAAAGAGAAAGAAGGTTTGAACAGCGATGAGATTGAACAGGTTAAGCAATTGCGTGAGATATTAAACGGAAAGGATATTCGTTCTCAGGTGCTGCATGAAGCCATGGTGCTGGAAGGTTCAGTCCGGAATACAGGTATTCATGCCGCGGGAATTATCATCGCCCCTAAAGATCTGAAGGAAATTATTCCTGTGGCCACCTCTAAGGAAACAGAATTGTTAATTACACAGTTTGATGGTCGTGTGATTGAAGACGCAGGTGTAATCAAAATGGATTTTCTGGGTTTGAAAACGCTTACCATTATTAAAGATGCTTTGGAGTTAATTCATCAGAATCATGGTGTGCAAATTGATATTGATAAAATTCCACTCGATGATCCATTGACATTTGAATTGTATCAGAAGGGCGAAACGAATGGAACTTTTCAGTTTGAGTCCCTGGGAATGCAGAAGTATCTCAAAGATCTGAAGCCGGATAAACTCGAGGATTTGATCGCGATGAATGCGTTGTTTCGTCCGGGACCTCTGGCATATATTCCCAATTTCATAGCGCGTAAACACGGTCGCGAAGCGGTGGTATACGATTTACCGGCAATGGAGGAGTATCTGGAAGAAACCTACGGTATCACCGTTTATCAGGAGCAGGTAATGCTATTGTCCCAGAAACTGGCAGGCTTTTCTAAAGGAGAAGCGGATACACTGCGAAAGGCAATGGGTAAAAAGCAGAAGGATATCCTTGATAAAATGAAGGGTAAGTTCATGGAGGGTTGTGAGAAGAACGGTCATGATTTAAAAATTTGTGATAAAGTCTGGAAAGATTGGGAATCGTTCGCATCTTACGCCTTTAATAAATCACATTCCACTTGCTATGCTTTTGTTGCTTTTCAAACTTCTTACCTGAAAGCACATTATCCGGGTGAGTACATGTCTTCTGTACTAACCCATAATCTCGGTCAGTTAGAGAAGGTAACTTTCTTTATGGAAGAGTGCAGACGAATGGGTGTACCCGTCCTCGGTCCGGATATCAATGAGTCGCAGTATAATTTCAGTGTAAATAAATCAGGGCAAATCCGGTTTGGATTAGGTGCAGTAAAAGGAGTGGGGGAGCAGGCGATTATTTCGGTTATCCGTGAACGTGAGTTGGATGGACCTTTTAAATCCGTTTTTGACCTTACGCAAAGGGTTTCAGGAAAAGCAGTGAATAAACGTTGTCTGGAAAGTCTGGCACAAGCCGGTGCACTTGATTGTTTCGAAGGCGTTCATCGTGCGCAATATTTCTACATCGATCCTAGAGATGGAATAAATGGATTGGAAAAGGCGGTACGGTTTGGAAATGCAGCAACTCTACAGGCCAACAGTCAGCAACAAAGCTTGTTCGGTGATTCCTTGGTAGAAGAAATTACGCAGCCGGCTTTATCAAAATGTGAGCCCTGGAGTAAGCTGGAAGCCTTAGGAAAGGAAAAGGAGGTCATCGGCTTTTATATTTCCGGGCATCCGCTCGATGATTTCAAGTTTGAAATAAAAAACTTTTGCTCCCATACGATTGATGATTTGATAACGGGTGAAGGGCTGAAACTGTTGCGGGGACGTGATATTGCTTTTGCGGGAATCATCACCTTGGTGAATCATCGTATGAGTAAAGCAGGAAAGCCCTTTGGAAGTTTCACCATTGAAGATCTTAGTGGAAGTATGGAAATTGCCCTGTTTGGCGAAGATTATGGCAAGTTGAAGCAATATCTGGAGCCGGAGAGCCTGGTTTTCATTAAAGCGAAAGTGCAGAACCGCTTTAAGAAGGAAGATGAATTTGAATTGAAGCCCTATGCGATGCATTATCTCACGGATATAGGTGACAAGATGTCAAAGGAACTGGTGGTTCATATGAAACTAATACATCTGAACGCGTCAATAGGTAGTGCATTACAGGACTTACTCAGTCAGCATCAGGGTGGTACGCCGGTTCGATTCAAAATATATGATGACGAGAAAAGGTGGCAGTTACCCTTTCATAGTAAGTCTATAAAAGTGAAGATCAATAATCCGCTGATTGAGCAAATCGTTAAAATCACGAATGGTGATGTCACACTTCAGTGACAGAATGGCAGAATCAGGAGAAGGAACAATATTTGTCAATACAAACGTTCAATAAATAAAAAAAATAAAATCATGGCATTAGAATTAACAGATCAGAACTTTGACGAACTAGTTCTGAAATCAGACAAACCGGTATTAGTGGATTTCTGGGCAGAGTGGTGTGGACCTTGCAGAATGGTAGGACCATTTGTTGAAGAAATCGCAAAGGAATACGAAGGTAAAGCAGTGGTTGGTAAATTAAATGTTGACCATAATCCTAATATTTCTATGCAGTTTGGTATTCGCAATATACCGGCATTATTATTCTTCAAAGGCGGACAAGTGGTAGATAAGCAAGTGGGTGCGGCACCTAAATCTGTATTGGCAGGAAAGCTTGATGCGCAGATGTAAAAGCCAATCATTAAATTAAAAAGGAGTTTTGAATTGAATAAATAAAAGTGCGTTGATGGTTTGAGCGATTCGTAGCCGGTCATGTTCTTGCAATGTGCAACAGAATGTTGTTCTTTGCGTTTAAGACAAGACCGGTTACAATCATTTTATAGAGATGGCAATAAATCCCCAGGAATACCAACAAGTTACTCATCTCGAGTTAATCGCTCGTCAAGTGGTGGAAGGTTTTATTACCGGGCTACATAAAAGTCCATTCCATGGATTTTCGGTGGAATTTGCTGAACACAGGATTTATAATACCGGTGAACCCACACGACATATCGATTGGAAGTTATACGGCCGGACTGACAAACTTTTTACCAAGCGATATGAAGAAGAAACCAATCTGCGTTGTCAGTTAGTGGTGGATAATTCAGCATCAATGCATTTTCCTGAATTTGATAAAAGGCATCCCGAAATCCTTAATAAAATCACCTTTTCATCTCATTGTGCAGCAGCAATTATACAGTTACTAAAAATGCAACGCGATGCTGCCGGATTAAGTATTTTTTCCGACAAAGTCGAAGTAAGTACAGCAGCAAGAAGTAGCAGCGTTCATCATAAATTGCTTATTCATAAACTGGAGGAAGCCATTGCATCCAAAGGCAGTACTTCTACAGCTCTGGCCAATGCCTTGCATCAGATAGCAGAGAATATCCATAAACGTTCACTTGTAATCATTTTTAGCGATATGTTCGAGAATAATTCCGATGCGAAAGAATTGTTCAGTGCATTGCAGCATTTACGTTACAATAAACACGAAGTAATACTTTTTCATGTCGTTGATAAACGACTGGAGTTGGATTTTAATTTTGAGAATCGACCCTATCAGTTTATTGATGTGGAAAGCGGGCAGGAAGTAAAAGTCCATGCCGCACAAGTACGTGAGGCCTATCTTAAGAGTATGGATGCTTTTAGAAAGGAATTGACTCTGAAATGTGCTCAATACCGCATCGATTTTGTCGAGGCTGATGTAAATAAGGGCTACAAGCAAGTGCTGATGCCTTATTTGCAAAAAGAGGAAAGATGTTTTAGTCTTCCTATAACCCATTCTATAACCGCGATAAATGTAGCAGCAGCCGCGAGAACCGTAGCCGCGATAACCGTAGGCGCGTTACATGTAACGCGCCTACTGTTATCGCAAAACAGCATTCGATCATGTAACACGGCTACTGTTATCGCAAAAACAACATTCGATCATGTAACGCGGCTACATTTCTCTCAATAACAGCATTCGATCATGTAACGCGGCCACTTGTTGAGAAAATCAGTTTTTATTAGGATTTTAAAGAACATTTAAAGCTCTTAAAGTTATTTTTAAGAATCAGGTTTGATAGTGCACCTTCAGTATTGATCAGATTTAATAGATTTACTCCTTCAAATCAATCATCTTGCTGAATCTGTACCGACAGTCGTTTTCGAATTTGCAGCGTAATATCTGGATTCTCGCTATTGTAATGTTCATCAATAGGAGTGGTTCAATGGTATTGCTTTTCACATCGCTGTACATGACCAATGTATTGCACTTTTCAATTGGTAATGCCGGCACAGTAATGAGTCTGTATGGAATAGGAAGTGTGTTAGGTAGCTATGCCGGCGGATGGCTGACCGACAGAAAGAACTATTTTGACATCATGGTATTGTCGCTTATTGTAAGTGGATTGGTTTTACTTAATTTATTATGGGTTACATCAATAGTTGGATTAGGTATCGTTATCTTTTTATATGCATTTGCGGCTGATATGTTCCGGCCGGCCAATTCAAAAGCAATTGCGGTATATAGCGATAGCAGTAATCGAACCAGATCAGTTTCATTGGTCAGATTGGCGGTCAATTTGGGATTTACTGTGGGGCCCGCTGCAGGTGGGTTTATTGCGATGTATCTTGGATATAAATGGTTGTTTGTTATTGATGCCGTCACCACGTTTGGTGCAGCTGTACTGCTTTATGTCTATTTGCCAAGAAAGGAATCTCCACATTCCAGCCAATCCTCCGAAGTGTTAAATGATTCCAGTACATCTGCGTATAGGGATCGCCGTTATTTACTTTTCATTTTCCTTGTGGCCTTATACGGGACGTGTTTCTTCCAGATATTCGCCAGTATTCCCCAGTATTTCAGTAAAATTTGTCATTACAATGAAGATGTTATCGGACTGTTAATGGCTCTTAATGGGCTACTGGTCGTATTAATAGAAATGCCACTGATTTTAAAACTGGAAAAAAGTAAGAAGATATTTCATTTTATCATAGTGGGGACATTCCTTTTACCGCTTTGCTTTTTAATGCTGCAGTATGGAAAAGGATGGATGATATGGGCCATATTTTATACAGTAACCATAACCTTATCAGAGATTTTCACAATGCCATTTATGATGAACTATGCGTTGTCCAGACCTCCAAAGGAACGACAAGGTCAGTATTCTGCATTGTATTCTATTTCATTTGGTATTGCCAATATTGCTGCACCCGTCATCGGGTTGGGAATAGCCAATCAATATGGATTTGATAGCATGTTTTCCCTACTCATCGCA from Bacteroidota bacterium harbors:
- a CDS encoding DUF58 domain-containing protein, which translates into the protein MAINPQEYQQVTHLELIARQVVEGFITGLHKSPFHGFSVEFAEHRIYNTGEPTRHIDWKLYGRTDKLFTKRYEEETNLRCQLVVDNSASMHFPEFDKRHPEILNKITFSSHCAAAIIQLLKMQRDAAGLSIFSDKVEVSTAARSSSVHHKLLIHKLEEAIASKGSTSTALANALHQIAENIHKRSLVIIFSDMFENNSDAKELFSALQHLRYNKHEVILFHVVDKRLELDFNFENRPYQFIDVESGQEVKVHAAQVREAYLKSMDAFRKELTLKCAQYRIDFVEADVNKGYKQVLMPYLQKEERCFSLPITHSITAINVAAAARTVAAITVGALHVTRLLLSQNSIRSCNTATVIAKTTFDHVTRLHFSQ
- the trxA gene encoding thioredoxin, whose protein sequence is MALELTDQNFDELVLKSDKPVLVDFWAEWCGPCRMVGPFVEEIAKEYEGKAVVGKLNVDHNPNISMQFGIRNIPALLFFKGGQVVDKQVGAAPKSVLAGKLDAQM
- a CDS encoding MFS transporter translates to MLNLYRQSFSNLQRNIWILAIVMFINRSGSMVLLFTSLYMTNVLHFSIGNAGTVMSLYGIGSVLGSYAGGWLTDRKNYFDIMVLSLIVSGLVLLNLLWVTSIVGLGIVIFLYAFAADMFRPANSKAIAVYSDSSNRTRSVSLVRLAVNLGFTVGPAAGGFIAMYLGYKWLFVIDAVTTFGAAVLLYVYLPRKESPHSSQSSEVLNDSSTSAYRDRRYLLFIFLVALYGTCFFQIFASIPQYFSKICHYNEDVIGLLMALNGLLVVLIEMPLILKLEKSKKIFHFIIVGTFLLPLCFLMLQYGKGWMIWAIFYTVTITLSEIFTMPFMMNYALSRPPKERQGQYSALYSISFGIANIAAPVIGLGIANQYGFDSMFSLLIALSTLTGIGFIGLARREAIGKG